In one Niallia taxi genomic region, the following are encoded:
- the nadE gene encoding ammonia-dependent NAD(+) synthetase, which produces MRQLQAEIIETLHVQPNIDPAIEFRKSVDFLKGYLTRNKASKALVLGLSGGQDSTLAGFMCQTAINELNLEQQEQMYEFIAVRLPYGIQLDEQDCLDAIQFIKPSRVITVNIQASVEASFASVPIKRGEKADFLKGNVKARERMKVQYDIAGATDGLVVGTDHAAEAVTGFFTKFGDGAADILPLYRLNKRQGKQILKELGCPEHLYTKTPTADLEDNKPQIPDETALGLCYEVIDDYLEGKEVDGESAERIEARYVVTKHKRLSPVTLFDQWQ; this is translated from the coding sequence ATGAGACAGCTTCAAGCAGAAATTATTGAAACGCTTCATGTTCAGCCAAACATAGATCCAGCCATTGAGTTTAGAAAAAGTGTTGATTTTTTAAAGGGGTATTTAACTAGAAATAAGGCAAGTAAAGCACTTGTATTGGGACTGTCTGGCGGGCAGGATTCAACACTTGCAGGTTTTATGTGTCAGACTGCTATCAATGAATTGAACTTGGAGCAGCAAGAACAAATGTATGAGTTTATTGCAGTAAGGCTGCCATACGGAATTCAGCTTGATGAACAGGATTGTCTTGATGCTATCCAGTTTATTAAGCCATCAAGGGTAATAACAGTAAATATTCAAGCAAGTGTGGAGGCAAGCTTTGCGTCTGTTCCCATTAAAAGGGGAGAGAAGGCAGACTTTCTTAAGGGAAATGTGAAAGCAAGGGAAAGAATGAAGGTTCAGTATGATATTGCTGGTGCGACAGACGGTCTTGTTGTGGGGACAGATCATGCTGCAGAAGCAGTGACAGGCTTTTTTACTAAATTCGGTGATGGCGCGGCAGATATTTTACCGCTGTATCGGCTAAACAAGCGGCAAGGCAAGCAAATTTTGAAAGAGTTAGGCTGTCCAGAACATTTATATACAAAAACACCGACAGCGGATTTAGAGGATAATAAGCCGCAAATTCCAGATGAAACAGCGCTTGGCTTGTGTTATGAAGTGATTGACGATTACTTGGAAGGTAAAGAAGTCGATGGTGAATCTGCCGAGCGGATTGAAGCAAGATATGTGGTGACAAAGCATAAGCGCTTAAGCCCTGTCACCTTGTTCGATCAGTGGCAATAA
- a CDS encoding metal ABC transporter substrate-binding protein yields the protein MKRTKWGIVLAATVALLAGCGAQNVQTNNDGEKQLKIMTSFYPMYEFTKEIAGNQADVELLIPSSTEPHDWEPTPKDIKKVHDADLFIYNSEYMETFVPTIETAAKDEGTVFVEASKGITLMEGSEEEEEHHDHDHSHEMDPHVWLSPALAMKEVETITASLIESDPTHEDEYQKNSETYLKELSALDSEYKEKLALVPKKEMITQHAAFGYLANDYGLEQIAIAGLSPEQEPTAAKLAELRTFAMEHDINVIYFEEAASPKVAETLANEIGAKTTVLNTLELVSEEDQKNGLDYISIMKNNLDAIIQAQSE from the coding sequence ATGAAAAGAACTAAATGGGGCATTGTACTCGCAGCAACAGTAGCACTGCTGGCAGGCTGTGGAGCACAAAATGTTCAAACAAATAACGATGGGGAAAAGCAGCTTAAAATTATGACAAGCTTTTATCCGATGTACGAATTTACGAAGGAAATTGCAGGGAATCAAGCTGATGTGGAGCTACTAATACCGTCTTCAACAGAACCGCATGATTGGGAACCAACTCCGAAGGATATAAAAAAGGTGCATGATGCAGATTTGTTTATTTACAACAGTGAGTATATGGAGACTTTTGTCCCAACAATCGAGACTGCAGCAAAGGATGAAGGCACAGTCTTTGTGGAAGCCAGCAAGGGAATTACACTTATGGAGGGATCAGAAGAAGAGGAAGAGCATCATGACCATGATCATAGTCATGAAATGGACCCGCATGTCTGGCTGAGCCCAGCTTTGGCAATGAAAGAAGTCGAGACAATTACAGCAAGCCTTATTGAATCAGATCCAACTCATGAGGACGAATATCAAAAGAATAGTGAGACGTACTTAAAGGAGCTTTCAGCGCTAGATAGTGAGTATAAGGAAAAGCTTGCTTTAGTCCCGAAAAAGGAAATGATTACACAGCACGCAGCATTCGGATATTTGGCAAACGACTATGGTCTTGAACAAATTGCTATTGCAGGGCTGTCACCAGAGCAAGAGCCAACGGCAGCGAAGCTTGCTGAATTAAGAACATTCGCTATGGAGCATGATATTAACGTTATCTATTTTGAAGAGGCAGCATCACCGAAGGTTGCAGAGACACTTGCAAATGAAATTGGTGCGAAAACGACCGTATTAAACACACTAGAATTAGTAAGTGAGGAAGATCAAAAGAACGGGCTTGACTATATTTCTATCATGAAAAATAATTTAGATGCAATTATCCAAGCACAGTCTGAATAA
- a CDS encoding sugar phosphate isomerase/epimerase family protein, with the protein MKLGVFTVLFSDKNFEEMLDAVKEAGLQAVEIGTGGYPGNAHCDLDGLLENEEKRQDYLKQVEKRGLMISAFSCHGNPISPEKDFALESHETLMKSIKLASLMNVPVVNCFSGTAGDHEGAKFPNWPVTPWPTEYSDVKTWQWEEKLIPYWKEVGQYASEHGVKIGLELHGGFLVHTPYTLLKLREETNDAIGANLDPSHLWWQGIDPVGAIKILAKANAIHHFHAKDTYIDQDNANMYGLTDMQPYGNVQTRAWTFRSVGCGHSASEWSDMMSALRTYGYDYVVSIEHEDPLMSIREGLARAVSTLKSVVIEEAPSQMWWA; encoded by the coding sequence ATGAAACTGGGAGTCTTTACAGTTCTGTTTTCTGATAAAAATTTCGAGGAAATGCTTGATGCGGTGAAAGAAGCTGGCCTTCAGGCTGTTGAAATCGGCACAGGAGGATATCCAGGAAATGCTCACTGTGATTTGGACGGCTTGCTGGAGAACGAAGAAAAGAGACAGGATTACTTGAAGCAGGTAGAGAAGCGGGGCTTGATGATCAGTGCATTCAGCTGTCATGGAAACCCGATTTCACCTGAAAAGGATTTTGCTTTAGAATCACACGAAACATTGATGAAATCGATTAAGCTTGCTTCACTTATGAACGTGCCTGTCGTTAATTGTTTTTCTGGAACAGCTGGTGATCATGAGGGAGCAAAATTCCCGAATTGGCCTGTAACACCATGGCCAACAGAATACAGTGATGTGAAAACATGGCAATGGGAGGAAAAGCTTATTCCATATTGGAAGGAAGTTGGCCAATATGCGAGCGAGCATGGGGTGAAAATCGGTCTTGAGCTGCATGGCGGATTTTTGGTTCACACACCATATACCCTGCTGAAACTAAGGGAAGAAACAAATGACGCGATCGGAGCCAATCTTGATCCAAGTCATTTGTGGTGGCAAGGAATTGATCCCGTTGGAGCAATAAAAATATTAGCAAAGGCTAATGCCATTCATCATTTTCATGCAAAGGATACGTATATAGACCAGGATAATGCCAATATGTATGGTTTAACAGATATGCAGCCATACGGCAATGTCCAAACAAGAGCATGGACTTTCCGGTCAGTAGGCTGCGGACACAGTGCATCTGAATGGTCTGATATGATGAGTGCATTGCGAACATATGGCTATGACTATGTTGTCAGCATTGAACATGAGGATCCGCTTATGTCTATCCGAGAAGGACTGGCAAGAGCTGTATCAACACTTAAGTCAGTTGTTATTGAAGAAGCGCCATCTCAAATGTGGTGGGCATAA
- a CDS encoding metallophosphoesterase family protein, producing the protein MRRTEKKEIYCWIALSKLIDTRTEIYNVQQTDDEFFLNCVSSNCETTIARIGENLFIYLMKATPKEEAFPTEQLLGYNVFFSDKSIEWNLADYQLLDHHHPSSIVYGNLPLPSFFITEAESASFLYGSCQKLHGIGKDALTKGDSQLADCWSDLKKRPSSLFLLGDQIYADDVAGPITPFIQLLGEKLIGKQDAYKELPIVLGPDYDISFSQVNGRAEMMKELCCFTSTKAANHLITLGEYAAMYLLSWSPALWETAKEANSFLSFDELLAEDKYYMDETLNTDKALETRRKKYEEQANSLAQFAISVPKIRRLMANLPVYMIFDDHDITDDWNISNDWMQKVGNAPLGRHVIANGLTAYWAFQGWGNAPETFSERFLAAIHARLKGSSIQSKDYESWLSSMWLFSNWHYTIPSTPVTLVLDTRTQRFYPEKKPNLIGSYLSKRTKGPNLIKKEAWQKLEKSLYASNWKKGEKLILLSATPLYGVDLIESFLKRIVLPISNTIPNLQETMDLEWWKFNGRGYHEFHNWLAKWNPSECIILSGDAHMAYALHSEVEHQYHGKRTIHQYTSSPIKNESFRGLASVALKGSLFLGNQLIKKNVTHRYCDYHYLLCEGETTSDYIWKEKIQHETLDSGFIIKTNNNLGLLEVSPPGITNKFL; encoded by the coding sequence TTGAGAAGAACAGAGAAGAAGGAGATATACTGCTGGATTGCTTTAAGCAAGTTAATCGACACACGGACAGAGATATATAATGTCCAACAAACTGACGATGAGTTCTTCCTTAACTGTGTTAGCAGCAATTGTGAAACAACTATTGCCAGAATAGGAGAAAACCTATTTATCTATTTAATGAAGGCAACACCTAAAGAAGAAGCTTTTCCGACAGAGCAGCTTCTTGGATATAATGTTTTCTTTAGCGATAAATCTATAGAATGGAACTTAGCAGACTATCAATTACTCGACCACCATCATCCAAGCTCCATCGTTTATGGAAATTTGCCTCTTCCGTCCTTTTTCATCACAGAAGCTGAATCTGCCAGCTTTCTTTACGGCTCCTGTCAAAAGCTGCATGGAATTGGTAAGGATGCCCTTACAAAAGGAGACAGCCAGCTTGCAGACTGCTGGTCTGATTTAAAGAAGAGACCATCCTCCCTTTTTCTCTTAGGTGACCAAATCTACGCAGATGATGTTGCCGGCCCAATTACCCCTTTTATACAATTACTTGGTGAAAAGCTGATTGGCAAACAAGACGCATATAAGGAATTACCAATTGTACTTGGACCAGACTATGATATTTCCTTTTCTCAAGTGAATGGCCGTGCAGAAATGATGAAGGAATTATGCTGCTTTACCTCAACAAAAGCAGCCAATCATCTGATTACATTAGGTGAATATGCAGCAATGTACTTGTTAAGCTGGAGTCCGGCTCTTTGGGAAACAGCAAAGGAAGCTAATTCGTTTTTATCATTTGATGAGCTGTTAGCTGAGGATAAATATTATATGGATGAGACGTTAAACACAGACAAAGCATTGGAAACAAGACGAAAAAAATATGAAGAGCAAGCAAATTCACTGGCTCAATTTGCAATTTCTGTTCCAAAAATTCGCAGATTAATGGCAAATCTGCCTGTCTATATGATCTTTGATGATCATGACATAACAGATGATTGGAATATCTCTAATGATTGGATGCAAAAGGTTGGCAATGCGCCGCTCGGCAGGCATGTAATCGCAAATGGATTGACTGCATACTGGGCATTCCAGGGTTGGGGCAATGCTCCTGAAACCTTTTCCGAACGATTTTTGGCTGCCATTCATGCAAGGTTAAAAGGAAGCAGTATCCAATCAAAAGACTATGAATCTTGGCTCTCATCTATGTGGTTATTCTCCAATTGGCATTATACAATACCCTCCACTCCTGTTACGTTAGTTCTTGATACACGGACACAGCGCTTCTATCCTGAGAAAAAACCAAATTTAATTGGTTCCTATCTCAGCAAGCGGACGAAGGGTCCAAACCTTATAAAAAAGGAAGCATGGCAAAAATTAGAAAAAAGCCTTTATGCATCTAACTGGAAAAAAGGAGAGAAGCTGATACTTCTGTCAGCAACCCCCTTATATGGTGTAGATCTTATCGAATCGTTCTTAAAAAGGATTGTTCTGCCAATCTCTAATACAATCCCAAATCTGCAGGAAACAATGGATTTAGAATGGTGGAAATTCAATGGGCGTGGATACCATGAATTTCATAATTGGCTAGCAAAATGGAATCCCTCTGAATGTATCATTCTTTCTGGTGATGCACATATGGCATATGCGCTTCATTCAGAGGTGGAGCATCAATATCATGGCAAAAGAACGATTCATCAATACACGAGCAGTCCCATTAAAAATGAATCCTTTCGCGGACTTGCAAGTGTTGCTTTAAAAGGATCTCTCTTTTTAGGGAATCAGCTTATCAAAAAGAATGTCACACATCGCTATTGTGATTATCATTATCTCCTATGTGAAGGTGAAACAACATCTGATTATATTTGGAAGGAAAAAATCCAGCATGAGACACTGGACAGTGGCTTTATCATTAAAACAAATAATAATCTTGGCCTGCTTGAAGTTTCTCCACCTGGCATTACGAATAAATTCCTGTGA
- a CDS encoding Gfo/Idh/MocA family protein: MSTLKIGVIGCGSIAQHRHLLEYSWNKAVEIVAVCDINEERALEIGKEYSAKAYTDYKELLADKDIDAVSVCTPNYLHAPISIDALNAGKHVLCEKPMATSSEEAEQMIEAAEKNGKKLMIGHNQRFVKSHQKARELIQSGEVGKIYSFRSAFGHGGPEQWSVDGKESWFFQKEKAFIGAMGDLGVHKTDLLRYVLGEEFVEVGAFVETNAKDFADVDDNAVCVLKTESGVIGTLAASWAYTSKEDNSTVIYGEKAILRLEDHPQYSLIVQYATGEIVNYELGKIQSNDAGGQNATGVIDHFVSSIVSDTEPLITGTEGKKSLEVILGAIKSNETKQIAKINK, translated from the coding sequence ATGAGTACATTAAAAATCGGTGTAATAGGCTGCGGCAGTATTGCTCAGCATAGACATTTGCTGGAATACAGCTGGAATAAGGCAGTCGAAATCGTTGCTGTTTGTGATATTAACGAGGAGCGTGCACTTGAGATCGGCAAAGAGTACAGTGCAAAGGCTTATACAGATTATAAGGAGCTGCTTGCTGACAAAGACATAGATGCAGTCAGTGTGTGTACACCGAACTATCTGCATGCGCCAATTTCTATTGATGCCCTTAATGCAGGTAAGCATGTTCTTTGTGAAAAGCCGATGGCAACATCATCAGAGGAAGCAGAACAGATGATTGAGGCAGCAGAAAAGAACGGAAAGAAACTAATGATCGGCCATAACCAGCGCTTCGTTAAATCGCATCAAAAAGCGCGTGAACTTATCCAATCTGGAGAAGTTGGCAAAATTTACAGCTTCCGGTCTGCATTTGGACATGGCGGACCTGAGCAATGGAGTGTGGACGGCAAGGAAAGCTGGTTCTTCCAAAAGGAGAAAGCATTTATCGGGGCAATGGGAGACTTAGGTGTTCATAAAACAGACCTGCTTCGCTATGTGCTTGGAGAAGAGTTCGTGGAAGTAGGAGCATTTGTAGAAACGAATGCAAAGGACTTTGCAGATGTTGACGATAACGCTGTATGTGTTCTTAAAACAGAAAGTGGCGTCATTGGAACATTAGCGGCAAGCTGGGCTTATACAAGCAAAGAGGATAACTCAACGGTTATTTATGGTGAAAAGGCGATTCTTAGGCTAGAGGATCATCCGCAATATTCATTGATTGTACAATATGCGACAGGCGAAATAGTAAACTATGAGCTTGGCAAAATCCAATCAAATGATGCTGGCGGCCAAAATGCAACAGGTGTCATTGATCACTTTGTATCTTCCATCGTGTCTGACACAGAGCCTTTAATCACAGGTACAGAGGGAAAAAAATCGCTTGAGGTTATATTAGGTGCAATCAAATCAAACGAAACGAAGCAAATTGCGAAAATTAACAAATAG
- the nadD gene encoding nicotinate (nicotinamide) nucleotide adenylyltransferase, protein MGKIGIYGSSFDPVTNVHLWTASTVAHRCKLDKVIFLPCSSKRRDKQLHVDDSHRWKMLELAIENNPKFTADEYEMKEEAWNIYTYNTLEHFKAVFPNDDVYFIMGADLLVDIGKGKWAKGEELIAENKFIVMARDGIDMLKAISHSPILRNNDDGSTFHLLDKGLAMEISSTYIREELAMGGEPRYLLPDACYRYIKENNLYK, encoded by the coding sequence ATGGGGAAAATTGGTATTTATGGCTCTTCCTTTGATCCAGTCACAAATGTCCATTTATGGACAGCAAGCACTGTTGCACACAGGTGTAAGCTGGATAAAGTGATTTTTCTGCCGTGCTCAAGCAAACGACGGGATAAACAGCTTCATGTCGATGATAGTCATCGCTGGAAAATGCTTGAGTTAGCAATCGAAAACAATCCGAAGTTTACTGCAGATGAGTATGAAATGAAGGAAGAGGCATGGAATATTTACACCTACAATACGCTTGAGCACTTTAAAGCAGTTTTTCCTAATGATGATGTCTATTTCATTATGGGAGCAGATTTGCTAGTGGATATTGGGAAGGGGAAATGGGCGAAGGGGGAGGAGCTTATTGCCGAAAATAAGTTTATTGTTATGGCAAGAGATGGCATTGATATGCTAAAGGCAATCAGTCACTCTCCTATATTGAGGAATAATGATGATGGCAGCACTTTTCATCTTCTTGATAAAGGATTGGCAATGGAAATAAGCTCCACCTATATTCGCGAAGAACTGGCAATGGGGGGAGAGCCACGGTATTTATTGCCTGACGCTTGCTACAGATATATTAAGGAGAACAATCTATACAAATAG
- a CDS encoding ThuA domain-containing protein, giving the protein MITIWNENRHEKINSTVAEIYPTGIHGCIESILKNAGFETKTATLDEPEHGLTDEVLNNTEVLIWWGHIAHGEVKDEIVQKVQQRVLDGMGLIVLHSGHFSKIFKLLMGTSCDLKWREADDKERLWVVAPSHPIAEGIGEYIEIEKEEMYGEHFDIPAPDELIFTSWFTGGEVFRSGCTYTRGNGKIFYFRPGHETYPTYHHKDVQQVIVNAVKWAKPVARNRPVYGNSQPLENPTAN; this is encoded by the coding sequence TTGATAACTATATGGAATGAAAATCGCCATGAAAAAATAAATTCTACTGTAGCGGAAATCTACCCAACAGGTATACACGGCTGTATTGAAAGTATTTTGAAAAATGCAGGCTTTGAGACGAAAACAGCAACACTGGATGAGCCGGAGCATGGTCTTACAGATGAAGTGCTTAATAATACAGAGGTTTTGATTTGGTGGGGCCATATTGCTCATGGAGAAGTAAAGGACGAAATTGTACAAAAGGTACAGCAGCGCGTTCTTGATGGTATGGGACTTATTGTTCTTCACTCCGGTCATTTCTCTAAAATATTCAAATTGCTGATGGGAACAAGCTGTGATTTGAAGTGGAGAGAAGCGGACGACAAAGAAAGACTGTGGGTTGTAGCACCAAGTCATCCAATTGCAGAGGGGATTGGTGAATACATCGAAATAGAAAAAGAAGAGATGTATGGCGAGCATTTTGATATTCCTGCTCCAGATGAGCTGATTTTTACAAGCTGGTTTACAGGCGGAGAAGTGTTTAGAAGCGGCTGCACGTATACGCGCGGAAATGGCAAGATATTTTATTTCAGACCAGGACATGAAACATATCCTACATATCATCATAAAGACGTACAGCAGGTCATCGTTAATGCAGTGAAATGGGCTAAACCTGTAGCGAGAAACAGACCTGTGTATGGAAACAGTCAGCCGTTAGAAAATCCAACAGCAAACTAA
- a CDS encoding GTP-binding protein: MNERIGVTVLSGYLGSGKTTLLNHLLTSKHGERIAVIVNDMSEVNIDGKLIKQGGFKRTDERLVEMQNGCICCTLREDLLLEVKKLAEDGEIDHILIESSGISEPVPVAQTFTYLDEETGIDLAAICKINAMITVVDANRFWHDYGSGETLVDRHIGRDDHDDREIADLLIDQIEFANIIILNKIDLVPEQSVFELQQVLKRLNPDAAIHTTQFSKLSSEHIWNKNVFNLDEASQAAGWIKELQEEHIPETEEYGISSFVYKKARPFHPERFMKWLENWPSVIVRAKGFFWLATRNDNIGLLSQAGSSVSIQGAGEWIACLPDKERKAVLAEEPEVQDSWDETWGDRQTELVFIGLNMDKQAIQSGLDECLLTDQEMRVDWQIFQDPLPMYT; the protein is encoded by the coding sequence TTGAATGAACGGATAGGAGTGACTGTACTCAGTGGTTATCTTGGGTCAGGAAAAACGACCTTGTTAAATCATCTATTAACAAGTAAACACGGTGAAAGGATTGCCGTTATCGTCAATGATATGAGCGAGGTGAATATCGACGGTAAACTTATTAAGCAAGGTGGATTCAAAAGAACAGATGAAAGGCTTGTTGAAATGCAAAATGGCTGCATTTGCTGCACATTAAGAGAGGATTTGCTATTGGAGGTAAAAAAGCTTGCAGAGGATGGAGAAATCGACCATATTTTAATCGAATCCTCAGGCATTAGTGAACCTGTTCCTGTCGCACAGACGTTTACATATTTGGATGAAGAGACAGGCATTGATTTAGCGGCTATTTGCAAAATTAATGCAATGATAACAGTGGTGGATGCCAATAGATTTTGGCATGATTATGGATCTGGAGAAACGTTAGTAGACAGACATATCGGAAGAGATGACCATGATGATCGTGAGATAGCAGATCTGCTTATTGACCAAATTGAGTTTGCCAATATCATTATTTTGAATAAGATTGATCTTGTACCAGAGCAATCGGTTTTCGAATTACAGCAGGTGTTGAAGAGACTTAATCCAGATGCAGCTATTCATACAACGCAATTCAGCAAGCTTTCATCAGAGCATATATGGAATAAAAATGTGTTTAACTTAGATGAAGCAAGCCAAGCAGCTGGCTGGATAAAGGAGCTGCAGGAGGAGCATATTCCAGAAACAGAGGAGTATGGCATTTCTTCCTTTGTATACAAAAAAGCACGACCATTTCATCCAGAGCGATTTATGAAGTGGCTAGAAAATTGGCCATCTGTAATAGTCAGAGCAAAGGGATTCTTTTGGCTGGCGACAAGAAATGATAACATTGGTCTGCTTTCCCAAGCCGGTTCATCTGTGTCCATTCAAGGAGCAGGAGAATGGATTGCCTGTCTCCCAGATAAGGAGAGGAAGGCAGTTCTGGCAGAGGAACCGGAAGTTCAGGATAGTTGGGATGAAACATGGGGGGACAGGCAAACAGAATTAGTATTTATTGGTCTTAATATGGATAAACAAGCAATCCAGAGTGGGCTGGATGAATGTCTGTTAACAGATCAAGAAATGAGAGTTGACTGGCAGATATTCCAAGACCCATTGCCAATGTATACGTAA
- a CDS encoding Gfo/Idh/MocA family protein, with amino-acid sequence MTSYKVGIVGCGNIFPMHAQSIVTREDAQLVAVCDVKKDRADAKAAIYNCASYTDYEEMFNSEQLDVIHICLPHHLHAPVAIAAAKRKIHVLTEKPMSIAFDDAREMVETAKENGTTLGVIFQNRYNPGSQLIKNMLVNGELGAIKSGKLSVTWDRSDEYYLKSDWKGTWEKEGGGVIIDQAIHTLDLMRWFVDSDIKYVDATISNRAHEIIEVEDSAEGVISFQNGVVSAFHAVNYYTYDAPVEIELHCEQGIAKMVADRATVRLMDGREFIADNNPQETFHYDNGAKGYWGVSHVKQINNFYESLKSGAAPDITGEDALKTQKMICAIYESGKKRERVIFQENAQEEMA; translated from the coding sequence ATGACTTCATATAAAGTAGGAATCGTAGGGTGCGGCAATATTTTTCCGATGCATGCTCAATCAATAGTAACAAGAGAGGATGCGCAGCTTGTCGCAGTATGTGATGTTAAAAAGGACAGAGCAGACGCAAAAGCAGCAATTTATAATTGTGCATCATACACAGATTATGAGGAAATGTTTAACAGTGAGCAGCTTGATGTTATCCACATTTGTCTGCCACACCATTTGCATGCACCTGTTGCGATTGCAGCAGCAAAAAGAAAGATTCATGTTTTGACAGAAAAGCCGATGTCAATTGCATTTGACGATGCAAGAGAAATGGTGGAAACAGCAAAGGAAAATGGCACTACATTAGGAGTCATTTTTCAAAATCGCTATAATCCAGGCTCCCAGCTTATTAAAAACATGCTAGTGAATGGGGAGCTTGGGGCAATTAAATCAGGTAAACTGTCTGTAACATGGGACCGTTCTGATGAATATTACTTAAAAAGCGACTGGAAAGGTACATGGGAAAAAGAAGGCGGCGGCGTGATCATCGATCAGGCTATCCATACGCTGGACTTAATGAGATGGTTCGTTGACAGTGACATTAAATATGTGGATGCTACTATCAGCAACCGTGCCCATGAAATTATTGAAGTAGAGGACTCGGCAGAAGGAGTTATCTCTTTCCAAAATGGAGTAGTATCTGCCTTTCATGCAGTTAACTACTACACATATGATGCACCTGTTGAAATTGAACTGCATTGTGAACAAGGAATTGCGAAGATGGTCGCAGACCGTGCGACTGTCAGGTTAATGGACGGAAGAGAGTTCATCGCAGACAATAATCCACAGGAAACCTTCCATTATGACAATGGAGCAAAGGGATACTGGGGTGTAAGCCATGTGAAGCAAATCAATAATTTCTATGAGTCATTGAAATCAGGAGCAGCACCTGATATTACGGGCGAGGATGCATTAAAAACACAAAAAATGATTTGTGCCATTTATGAATCTGGAAAGAAACGAGAAAGAGTTATTTTCCAAGAAAATGCACAGGAAGAAATGGCTTAA
- a CDS encoding AraC family transcriptional regulator, which translates to MIKNTYEELVNEVVHYENPLLSLKVWEINEEPAYTAAIEKETWHFHKEVEFLAIIEGNLAIQHQYQSTVIGEGDTYIMGASQPHRTCKQFEGNLRYIVFQVDLLKHFDQSILPYLHCFSEVTTPLQHLNYIFKQNDATKQQVYNLIIEIYMEAQRKEKGYEIAINAAIKKLLLLLIRNDEENLLKFADADSFTRLKPVLDYIEDHLKDKLFVEEACAILNLSYHYFIKYFKKSMGVSFIDYVNLKRIKKAELLLLTSEKSIMEISFDVGISNIAQFYKLFKRHNLCSPKEYRLRMQQNAVV; encoded by the coding sequence ATGATTAAAAATACATATGAAGAGCTAGTAAATGAAGTCGTTCACTATGAAAATCCTTTATTATCTTTAAAGGTGTGGGAAATCAATGAAGAACCAGCATACACAGCTGCCATTGAAAAGGAGACATGGCATTTCCATAAAGAAGTTGAATTTCTGGCAATAATAGAGGGGAATTTGGCGATCCAGCACCAGTATCAATCGACTGTAATTGGTGAGGGCGATACCTATATTATGGGTGCGTCCCAACCTCACAGGACATGTAAGCAGTTTGAGGGAAATTTAAGATATATCGTGTTTCAAGTGGATTTATTGAAGCATTTTGACCAAAGCATACTTCCTTATTTGCACTGTTTTTCAGAGGTTACAACACCGCTTCAACATTTGAATTATATATTTAAGCAGAATGACGCAACAAAGCAGCAGGTTTACAACCTCATTATTGAAATTTATATGGAGGCACAAAGAAAGGAAAAGGGGTATGAAATTGCCATCAATGCAGCAATTAAGAAGCTGCTCCTTCTTTTAATTAGAAATGATGAGGAAAACCTCTTAAAATTTGCGGATGCTGATTCCTTCACTCGCCTTAAGCCAGTGCTCGATTATATTGAGGACCATTTAAAGGATAAGCTTTTTGTCGAGGAGGCATGTGCAATCTTAAACTTAAGCTATCATTATTTCATTAAATATTTCAAAAAAAGCATGGGAGTTTCCTTTATTGACTATGTGAATCTAAAAAGAATAAAGAAAGCGGAGCTGCTTTTGTTAACAAGTGAAAAAAGTATTATGGAGATTAGCTTTGATGTTGGTATAAGCAATATTGCACAATTTTATAAGCTTTTTAAACGACATAATCTCTGCTCTCCAAAGGAGTACCGGCTTCGCATGCAGCAAAATGCAGTAGTTTAA